Below is a genomic region from Jiangella gansuensis DSM 44835.
CCCGGTCCGCGATGGGGACGTCGAACCTGCCACTGAACCAGCCGGTGGAGATCGAGATGATCCTTCGCTTCCGCTAGGGAGCCCCGGGCTGCACGGCCGCCTGCCCGAGCGAGAACAACGAGAGGTACGAAGGCAACGATGAAGATCGTCGTGGTCGGCGGAGCGTCGACCTACACCCCCGAGCTGATCGACGGATTCGCCCGCCAGCACGAGTCACTGCCGATCGACGAGGTGGTGCTCGTCGACCCCGCGACGGACCGGCTCGCGCTCATCGCCGGGATGGGGGAGCGGATGCTGCGAGCCGGTGGGCGGCCCTACCGGCTGGCGTACACGGAGGATCTTCGCGGCGCGCTCGACGGCGCGACCGTCGTGCTCATCCAGATCCGGGTGGGCGGCCAGCGGACCAGGGCGAACGACGAGAGTTTTCCGCTGGAGTCCGGATGCATCGGCCAGGAGACGACGGGCGCCGGCGGCCTGGCCAAGGCGATGCGCACCGTGCCGGTGGTTCTCGACATCGCCGCTCAGGTGGCCGAGCACGCGCCCGACGCGTGGATCGTCGACTTCACCAATCCGGTGGGCATCGTCACCCGGGCGCTCCTCGACGAGGGGCACCGCGCGGTCGGCCTGTGCAATGTCGCGATCGGCATGCAGCACTTCTTCGCCCGCCTGCTCGAGACCGAACCGGATGAGGTGCGCTCGGCACATGTCGGCCTCAACCACCTGACGTGGGAGGCCGCAGTAGACCACCGAGGCGAGGACGTCCTACCTCGGCTGATCGCCACGCGGTCGGAGGACATCGGGCACCGGGTGACGCTGCCGGCGGCGGTGATCGACCATCTGGGCATGGTTCCGTCGTACTACCTGCGGTACTACTACCACCATGACGACGTGCTGCGTGAGCTGCTCGACGGCCCGTCGCGCGCCGAGGAGGTCATGCGAATCGAACGTGAGCTGCTGGACCACTACGCCGATCCGAGTGTCGACCAGAAGCCGGAGGCACTCAGTCGCCGCGGCGGGGCCCTGTACTCGGAGTCGGCCGTACAGCTCATGTCGTCCTTGCTCGGTTCGGGGAGCGGCGTGCATGCGGTGAACGCCCGCAACGCCGGAGCCCTCGACTTCCTCCCATCGGAAGCTGTGATCGAAGCGAACGCCGAAGTGGGCGGGGGCCATATCCGGTTCCTCCCCACGCCGGCGCTGCCGCCGTCGGTGCGCGGCCTCATCGCGCACGTCTCGGCGTACGAGAAGCTCGCCGTGGACGCGGCGGTGCGCGGCGGCCGGCGGCGCGTCGTCGATGCTCTCCTGGCGCACCCGTTGATCGGGCAGTGGTCGCTCGCGGAGCAATTGGCCGACCGCCTGATCCACGAGAA
It encodes:
- a CDS encoding 6-phospho-beta-glucosidase, translated to MKIVVVGGASTYTPELIDGFARQHESLPIDEVVLVDPATDRLALIAGMGERMLRAGGRPYRLAYTEDLRGALDGATVVLIQIRVGGQRTRANDESFPLESGCIGQETTGAGGLAKAMRTVPVVLDIAAQVAEHAPDAWIVDFTNPVGIVTRALLDEGHRAVGLCNVAIGMQHFFARLLETEPDEVRSAHVGLNHLTWEAAVDHRGEDVLPRLIATRSEDIGHRVTLPAAVIDHLGMVPSYYLRYYYHHDDVLRELLDGPSRAEEVMRIERELLDHYADPSVDQKPEALSRRGGALYSESAVQLMSSLLGSGSGVHAVNARNAGALDFLPSEAVIEANAEVGGGHIRFLPTPALPPSVRGLIAHVSAYEKLAVDAAVRGGRRRVVDALLAHPLIGQWSLAEQLADRLIHENSEHLAWA